From the genome of Lentilactobacillus buchneri, one region includes:
- the recD2 gene encoding SF1B family DNA helicase RecD2: MDHSIDLFGSEQNNHEPQYVDGRLKAIFFSSNDSFYKVVLVEITETNVNWPEDEIVVTGNFGDLVEENSYHFTGKLVDHPRYGKQFQASNYTSVIATTREGVVKYLSGDQFPGVGKKTAERVVDVLGDDAIEKITADNRVLDDVPISAKLRSAIIENLDADDNLEKTIVGLNSYGFSSAIASAIYQKYHEDALKIISDNPYQLVEDIDGISFKKADAIALRLGIVPDSNERIRAGLMYAIDELCLQNGDTYTTTAPLIQTATSLLEGNSQQQIPGKKLAESLVELAKEGKVVGEEDRIYLTRLYNAEVQIADHLNRVIKNQDDEDHLKEDAIKKQLRVVEKQFDINYDDSQVAAIVQAIQSPAFILTGGPGTGKTTIINGIVNTFARLHEYSLDINSYKDKPFPIVLAAPTGRAAKHMTESTGLPASTIHRLLGLNGRESNDTTGTKDIEGALLIIDEMSMVDTYLFRSLVRAIPNHMQVVLVGDQDQLPSVGPGQVFHDLLVSKQIPAMQLNTIYRQEKGSSIIQLAHDIHRGQLSENFTQNQSDRSFIPCNEYQISSVIEQVTKRAKQKDFGLMDVQVLAPMYRGRAGIDRLNDVVQEVWQGDPTGKKSVTIREHTYRIGDKVLQLVNNPENNVFNGDIGIIVGMDAPKGQQVPNKITIDFDETEVTYEKNEWTQFTLAYCTSIHKAQGSEFKMVILPIVRQFSRMLQRNLLYTAVTRASDFLIMLGEKEAFEQCVRNVSVNRQTSLVKRLVDTIGIQPQSKSADGEPEAEDQKQLPTGTPSAQETDDAKADNLPDHLTTAVINQNLIDPMIGMGDVTPRDFLKS; this comes from the coding sequence TTGGACCATTCAATAGATTTATTTGGCTCAGAACAGAATAATCACGAACCACAATATGTCGATGGCCGATTAAAGGCGATCTTCTTTTCGAGTAATGACAGTTTTTATAAAGTCGTCTTAGTTGAAATTACGGAGACCAATGTCAATTGGCCGGAAGACGAAATCGTCGTCACCGGGAACTTTGGCGATTTGGTTGAAGAAAACAGCTATCATTTCACCGGCAAATTAGTCGATCATCCCCGTTATGGCAAGCAATTTCAAGCCAGCAACTACACCAGTGTGATCGCCACTACCAGAGAAGGGGTCGTCAAATATTTATCAGGCGATCAGTTCCCCGGCGTTGGTAAGAAGACTGCCGAACGGGTGGTGGATGTTCTTGGCGATGATGCGATTGAAAAGATTACCGCGGATAACCGTGTCTTGGATGACGTTCCCATCAGCGCCAAATTGCGATCGGCAATTATTGAAAATCTTGACGCCGATGATAACTTGGAAAAGACCATTGTTGGACTGAACAGCTATGGTTTTTCGAGTGCGATTGCTTCGGCGATTTACCAAAAATATCATGAAGATGCTTTGAAAATCATTTCTGATAATCCCTACCAATTAGTCGAAGACATTGACGGCATCAGCTTCAAAAAAGCCGACGCCATTGCCCTTCGATTGGGGATTGTGCCGGATTCCAACGAACGGATTCGTGCCGGATTGATGTATGCGATTGATGAATTATGCCTTCAAAATGGGGACACATATACCACAACCGCCCCATTGATTCAAACTGCCACGAGCCTTCTGGAGGGGAATTCCCAGCAGCAGATTCCTGGGAAAAAGTTGGCCGAGAGTTTGGTTGAACTGGCTAAAGAAGGCAAGGTTGTCGGCGAAGAAGACCGCATTTATTTAACCCGGCTATACAACGCCGAAGTCCAAATTGCCGATCATTTGAACCGGGTGATCAAAAATCAGGATGATGAAGATCATCTCAAAGAAGATGCGATCAAAAAGCAATTGCGAGTCGTTGAGAAGCAGTTTGATATTAATTATGATGATTCCCAAGTTGCCGCGATTGTCCAAGCCATCCAGTCACCGGCATTTATTTTGACCGGTGGCCCGGGAACCGGGAAAACCACCATTATCAACGGCATTGTCAACACATTTGCCCGACTACATGAGTATTCACTGGATATTAATTCCTATAAAGACAAACCGTTTCCAATCGTGTTGGCCGCACCAACCGGTCGAGCCGCCAAGCACATGACTGAATCTACCGGGTTGCCAGCCAGCACCATTCATCGACTGCTTGGTTTGAACGGCCGTGAGTCCAACGACACCACTGGTACGAAGGATATTGAAGGGGCACTATTAATCATTGATGAGATGTCGATGGTTGATACTTACTTGTTCAGGTCGTTAGTTCGGGCAATTCCCAACCATATGCAGGTGGTTTTGGTTGGTGACCAGGATCAATTACCATCAGTGGGACCAGGCCAGGTATTCCACGATTTGCTGGTTTCTAAGCAGATTCCGGCCATGCAGCTGAATACAATTTACCGCCAGGAGAAGGGCTCATCGATTATCCAATTGGCTCACGATATTCATCGGGGGCAGCTGTCGGAAAATTTCACTCAGAACCAATCCGACCGCTCGTTTATCCCATGTAACGAGTACCAGATCTCTTCGGTCATTGAACAGGTCACTAAACGTGCCAAGCAAAAAGACTTCGGCTTGATGGACGTCCAGGTTCTGGCACCGATGTATCGCGGTCGAGCCGGAATTGACAGGCTAAATGACGTGGTTCAAGAAGTCTGGCAGGGTGATCCAACTGGTAAAAAGTCGGTTACGATCAGAGAACACACTTATCGAATTGGCGACAAAGTGCTCCAGCTGGTTAATAACCCTGAAAATAACGTCTTCAATGGCGACATTGGGATCATTGTGGGGATGGACGCCCCTAAAGGACAGCAAGTTCCCAATAAGATTACGATTGATTTTGATGAGACCGAAGTGACTTATGAGAAGAATGAGTGGACCCAATTCACCTTGGCTTACTGCACGTCGATTCATAAAGCTCAGGGTAGTGAATTCAAGATGGTGATTTTACCAATCGTTCGGCAGTTCTCCCGGATGCTTCAGCGCAACTTACTGTATACGGCCGTGACCCGAGCCAGCGACTTTTTGATTATGCTGGGTGAAAAAGAGGCCTTTGAACAATGTGTCCGCAACGTATCGGTTAACCGGCAGACCAGTTTGGTCAAACGGCTGGTAGATACAAT